A single Phycisphaerae bacterium DNA region contains:
- a CDS encoding RtcB family protein, producing MKPRELINLGFSEGPAIGEIVRAAERALAGGVASDEILERLRLLREDPSALSNDTYFGVAADMILQDTRLERYIFREAGQARSMFDIWGEERIDAGAIDQMVNAMRLPVAVAGALMPDAHVGYGLPIGGVLATEGAVIPYAVGVDIACRMMLSVLPINASTTEPDPIKKLESEFVRVIERNTRFGAGAKFTGRDRREAPVLDEDWNITDITKKMKPTACEQLGTSGGGNHFVDVGELEFAEDYKGVPAGRYVAILTHSGSRGPGARTCDFYSRLAQSLHPRLPKEYRHLAWLLLDRPEGLEYWAAMELMGRFASANHHCIHETILRDMNMSPILQVENHHNFAWKEVHGGREVIVHRKGATPAGAGVLGVIPGSMAAPGFLVEGMGRHSSLDSAAHGAGRQFSRKKAKETFSWDPVRKLLGERRVRLMSAGLDEVPGAYKPIEDVMAAQRDLVRVVARFEPRIVKMADDGFAED from the coding sequence ATGAAGCCGCGTGAGCTCATCAATCTCGGATTCTCGGAGGGTCCGGCGATCGGGGAGATCGTCCGGGCCGCGGAGCGCGCGCTGGCCGGTGGGGTCGCCTCGGATGAAATTCTCGAGCGATTGAGATTGCTTCGGGAAGATCCTTCGGCGCTGTCGAACGACACTTACTTCGGGGTTGCCGCGGACATGATACTGCAGGACACCCGCCTCGAACGATACATCTTTCGTGAGGCCGGCCAGGCCCGATCGATGTTCGATATCTGGGGTGAGGAGCGGATCGACGCCGGCGCCATCGACCAGATGGTCAATGCGATGCGACTTCCTGTTGCGGTGGCCGGGGCGCTCATGCCGGACGCCCATGTCGGCTACGGCCTGCCGATCGGCGGTGTGCTCGCCACCGAGGGTGCGGTCATCCCCTATGCCGTCGGCGTGGATATCGCCTGTCGCATGATGCTCTCCGTGTTGCCGATCAATGCTTCGACGACGGAGCCTGACCCGATCAAGAAGCTCGAAAGCGAATTCGTCCGTGTCATCGAACGCAATACGCGATTCGGCGCAGGCGCGAAGTTCACCGGGCGTGATCGTCGCGAAGCGCCGGTTCTCGATGAAGACTGGAACATCACGGACATCACGAAAAAAATGAAGCCGACGGCATGCGAGCAGCTCGGCACCAGCGGCGGCGGCAATCATTTCGTCGATGTCGGCGAGCTTGAGTTTGCCGAGGACTACAAGGGCGTCCCGGCCGGCCGATATGTGGCGATTCTTACTCATTCAGGCTCGCGCGGGCCGGGTGCGCGAACCTGCGATTTCTATTCGCGGCTCGCTCAATCGCTCCACCCCCGGCTGCCGAAGGAATATCGGCACCTTGCCTGGCTGCTTCTCGACAGGCCCGAGGGTCTGGAATATTGGGCCGCGATGGAACTCATGGGGCGATTCGCATCAGCCAATCATCACTGCATCCACGAGACGATTCTTCGTGACATGAATATGTCACCTATTTTGCAGGTGGAGAATCACCATAATTTTGCGTGGAAGGAAGTGCACGGCGGCCGGGAAGTGATCGTACATCGCAAGGGAGCGACGCCCGCCGGCGCAGGGGTGCTGGGCGTGATTCCCGGTTCGATGGCGGCGCCCGGATTCCTGGTGGAGGGCATGGGGCGTCACAGCAGTCTCGACTCCGCTGCCCACGGTGCGGGGCGGCAGTTTTCGCGAAAGAAGGCCAAAGAGACTTTCAGTTGGGACCCCGTCCGGAAGCTGCTTGGCGAGCGGCGTGTCAGGCTCATGTCAGCGGGGCTGGACGAAGTGCCCGGTGCTTACAAGCCGATCGAGGATGTGATGGCCGCACAGCGAGATCTGGTACGGGTCGTCGCCCGATTCGAACCGCGCATCGTGAAAATGGCGGACGACGGATTCGCCGAGGATTGA
- a CDS encoding HEAT repeat domain-containing protein, whose protein sequence is MRFAAPFLIALLLLGAVVRAETPQTDTGPTAGSPSLADLETADTVSPSPTLDSTLGSIAVHLGATTQPNPTTQPAEGTPASANKSSAQELDEFLLLVTGNNTPEARELGARSLLRNASDEAARRLIDVLKGPNDTLAKQAVCRAIINTEQTPSALLDPLLNLLGRSPPEVAQLIPPTLRRFDSSAVIPRLRVLGGDEKQPIESREAAIRTLGLLGEDLQAVAALIDLLSASGEFVPVIALDALSDAAGVRFIDAVSARTWWDTHREKKPLDWLRDVNQRRRDEIQRMRMDREAVLGRLVSALRETYTLTPDASQPQKLLGFLRDDSAAVRGLGLDIINGLITDRREISSDIRSQVLKMVGDTSPVIRRRAAALVGDLRPPTSGERLSNALAVELDPVVRSAQVTALGRLDDAAVIPALIARLDDPSRVVVAEAATALGQIARRGGSAGGAAGSVIETLLKRFERVTPGDDEMAERFIESMGRIGAEEFRPIFIAQMDESRSARVRSAAITAYTSYPGSAEQIRSIATAKDPEVRLAVVQSLGRCGRSREDLDALGYCIDAAQEPIAAVREKAWESYLVVLRRLPIREQLDLAERFNRPNDIASQRRRSEILLAIKNANDRTEPLPAAMRLTLLDRLASAQSGIRDYAGEAKSLTEALPLTADLDAAVRVDLHVRLIEALLHAGQDDNALARFGEFAQDAADGPFHSRLADAILREARARLDAADSAPEFVRLYDLLRLAESPLQQTLPDAAARLAEIRAGADEARRGTVNRLLDTLSTDADAEVRLLAFGRDSVLPEIAARLSREGASRPAPDDEARLIDLARKIAKDWPGYAAGATETDRREAVELLKAITSGTNVAAPPAPSGQ, encoded by the coding sequence ATGCGCTTCGCTGCACCATTCCTGATCGCGTTACTCCTTCTCGGTGCAGTGGTACGCGCCGAGACGCCGCAAACGGATACCGGACCCACGGCAGGCTCCCCATCCCTCGCGGACTTGGAAACTGCCGATACGGTCTCGCCATCGCCGACGCTTGATTCGACCCTCGGTTCGATCGCCGTACATCTCGGAGCCACCACGCAGCCAAATCCAACGACTCAGCCCGCGGAAGGCACGCCGGCAAGTGCGAACAAATCCTCGGCGCAGGAATTGGACGAATTCCTTCTGCTGGTCACGGGCAACAACACGCCGGAAGCGCGTGAACTGGGGGCGCGCAGCCTGCTTCGCAACGCCTCCGACGAAGCGGCACGCCGATTGATCGATGTGTTGAAAGGTCCGAATGACACGCTTGCGAAGCAGGCCGTTTGCCGCGCGATTATCAACACGGAGCAGACGCCCTCCGCACTGCTCGATCCGCTTCTGAATTTGCTTGGGCGGAGTCCGCCGGAAGTTGCGCAATTGATCCCGCCGACGCTTCGCCGATTCGACTCAAGCGCTGTGATTCCTCGGCTTCGGGTTCTGGGCGGTGATGAAAAGCAGCCGATCGAATCTCGCGAGGCGGCGATTCGCACGCTGGGCTTGCTCGGGGAAGACTTGCAGGCCGTCGCAGCGTTGATTGACTTGCTCTCCGCCTCCGGCGAGTTCGTTCCCGTCATCGCGCTCGATGCCTTGTCCGACGCGGCCGGGGTGCGGTTTATCGACGCGGTGTCTGCCCGAACCTGGTGGGACACCCATCGTGAGAAAAAACCGCTTGACTGGCTTCGCGATGTGAACCAGCGTCGCCGCGATGAAATCCAGCGCATGCGAATGGATCGTGAGGCGGTGCTTGGACGGCTGGTTTCGGCGCTGCGCGAGACATACACCCTGACGCCGGACGCCTCCCAACCGCAGAAGTTGCTCGGATTCCTTCGCGATGACTCGGCCGCCGTTCGCGGGCTGGGTCTCGACATTATCAACGGCCTGATTACCGACCGTCGCGAGATCAGTTCCGACATCAGGTCGCAAGTGCTCAAGATGGTCGGCGACACCAGTCCGGTTATTCGCCGTCGAGCGGCCGCACTGGTCGGCGACCTTCGTCCGCCCACCAGCGGCGAGCGGCTTTCAAATGCGCTGGCCGTCGAACTGGACCCGGTCGTGCGTTCAGCCCAGGTGACGGCGCTGGGTCGCCTTGACGACGCGGCGGTGATTCCCGCGCTCATTGCCCGCCTGGATGATCCGTCGCGAGTGGTCGTTGCCGAAGCCGCGACGGCACTCGGTCAGATCGCGCGGCGCGGCGGATCAGCTGGGGGAGCGGCTGGGAGCGTCATTGAGACACTGCTGAAGCGATTTGAGCGCGTCACGCCGGGCGATGACGAAATGGCTGAGCGATTCATCGAATCGATGGGCCGCATTGGCGCGGAGGAGTTTCGCCCCATCTTCATCGCGCAGATGGATGAGTCGCGGTCGGCCCGAGTGCGTAGTGCCGCGATCACGGCATACACTTCCTATCCCGGCAGCGCAGAGCAGATTCGAAGTATCGCGACAGCCAAGGACCCGGAAGTGCGACTGGCCGTCGTACAGTCCCTCGGGCGGTGCGGTCGCAGCCGTGAGGATCTCGACGCGCTCGGTTACTGCATCGACGCGGCACAGGAGCCAATCGCGGCGGTCCGCGAGAAGGCGTGGGAGAGCTACCTTGTCGTTCTTCGCCGGCTGCCGATCCGCGAGCAACTCGACCTTGCCGAGCGGTTCAATCGACCGAACGATATCGCCTCGCAGCGGCGGCGATCGGAGATTCTGCTCGCAATCAAGAACGCGAACGACCGGACCGAGCCGCTGCCCGCGGCGATGCGGCTAACCCTCCTCGATCGACTTGCATCGGCTCAGTCGGGCATCCGCGACTACGCCGGCGAAGCCAAATCACTGACCGAAGCGCTGCCGCTGACGGCGGATCTCGATGCGGCGGTCCGTGTCGATCTGCACGTGCGCCTCATCGAAGCCCTGCTGCATGCGGGTCAGGATGACAATGCCTTGGCACGATTCGGTGAGTTTGCGCAAGACGCTGCCGACGGACCGTTTCACTCCCGGCTTGCCGACGCCATTCTCCGCGAGGCCCGCGCGAGGCTCGACGCGGCCGACTCCGCCCCCGAATTTGTCCGCCTGTATGACCTGCTTCGGCTGGCCGAGTCACCCCTGCAACAGACCCTGCCGGATGCGGCCGCACGGCTCGCGGAAATTCGTGCAGGCGCCGATGAGGCTCGACGCGGCACGGTCAATCGCCTCCTCGACACACTCTCGACAGATGCCGATGCCGAAGTGCGGCTTCTGGCCTTCGGCCGCGACAGTGTGCTTCCGGAAATTGCGGCGCGGCTGTCGCGCGAGGGTGCATCGCGGCCGGCACCGGACGATGAGGCACGACTGATCGATCTGGCCCGCAAAATTGCGAAGGATTGGCCCGGCTACGCCGCCGGCGCGACCGAGACGGATCGTCGCGAGGCCGTCGAATTGCTCAAGGCGATCACCTCAGGGACGAATGTCGCCGCCCCCCCTGCGCCCAGCGGCCAGTAG
- a CDS encoding acyltransferase, whose amino-acid sequence MPRIVRGALIQATLSEPGTTPIEKIKKSMIEKHVALIEQTAAKGAQVVCMQELFYGPYFCCDQDTKWYSLVEKIPDGPTVKLMSELARKHKMVLVVPMYEEDMPGVYYNAAAVINADGSYLGKYRKMHIPHVAPGFWEKFFFRPGNLGYPVFDTAVGKVGVYICYDRHFPDGARCLGLNGAEIVFNPSATVAGLSEYLWKLEQPAHAVANQYFVGAINRPGIEEPWRIGEFYGQSYFCDPRGQIIAEGKRDSDDIVVADLNLDMIRDVRNTWQFFRDRRPESYGEIVRL is encoded by the coding sequence ATGCCACGCATCGTCCGAGGCGCCCTCATCCAGGCCACGCTGTCCGAACCCGGGACCACACCCATCGAGAAAATCAAGAAAAGCATGATCGAAAAGCATGTCGCCCTCATCGAGCAGACTGCCGCCAAAGGCGCGCAAGTGGTCTGCATGCAGGAGCTTTTCTACGGCCCATATTTCTGCTGCGATCAGGATACGAAGTGGTACAGCCTCGTGGAAAAAATTCCCGATGGCCCGACCGTCAAGCTGATGTCCGAACTGGCGCGCAAGCACAAGATGGTCCTGGTCGTGCCCATGTACGAAGAGGACATGCCCGGTGTCTATTACAACGCCGCCGCCGTCATCAACGCGGACGGCTCATACCTCGGCAAATATCGCAAGATGCACATCCCCCATGTCGCCCCCGGCTTCTGGGAAAAGTTCTTCTTCCGGCCGGGCAATCTCGGATATCCCGTGTTTGACACGGCTGTCGGCAAGGTTGGGGTCTACATCTGCTACGACCGCCACTTTCCCGATGGGGCCCGCTGCCTGGGTCTAAATGGCGCCGAGATCGTCTTCAACCCGTCAGCCACGGTCGCGGGACTCAGCGAATATCTGTGGAAACTGGAGCAGCCGGCCCACGCCGTCGCCAATCAGTACTTCGTCGGAGCGATCAACCGGCCCGGCATCGAGGAACCGTGGCGCATCGGCGAGTTCTACGGCCAAAGCTATTTCTGCGACCCCCGAGGCCAGATTATCGCTGAAGGCAAGCGCGATTCCGATGACATCGTCGTGGCAGACCTGAATCTGGACATGATCCGCGACGTGCGAAATACATGGCAGTTTTTCCGCGATCGCCGGCCGGAGTCCTACGGCGAGATCGTCCGCCTGTAA
- a CDS encoding RNA methyltransferase, whose translation MTDAITSTRNPRIKEVTDLRDARTRRETGLILIDGLREIQRAIDSGVVIEEAFVHQPKLQTPAGQAVLHRLREIGARLVTISDRVLEKIAYGERGDGLVVVARRPSHSLEQIDLGNSALVAVIEGLEKPGNIGAIVRSADGAGVRAVIVTEAAADPYGPNAIRASTGTIFSTRLVEATFDSTRDWCAEQGLQIVAATPHASRSYHELDYGHPTAVVLGSEARGLTQRWGDRAIGARVPMCGRADSLNVSVTAALFFYEALRQRGTM comes from the coding sequence ATGACCGACGCCATCACCAGCACGAGAAACCCGCGCATCAAGGAAGTGACCGATCTGCGCGATGCGCGGACCCGGCGCGAGACCGGCCTGATTCTCATCGACGGCCTCCGCGAAATTCAGCGCGCCATCGACTCCGGCGTCGTGATCGAAGAAGCCTTCGTCCACCAGCCGAAACTCCAGACCCCCGCCGGACAGGCCGTTTTGCACCGACTCCGCGAGATCGGAGCAAGGCTCGTCACGATCTCCGATCGTGTACTGGAAAAAATCGCCTATGGCGAGCGCGGAGACGGCCTGGTGGTCGTCGCCCGGAGGCCGTCGCATAGTCTTGAGCAAATCGACCTGGGGAATTCCGCGCTGGTCGCGGTCATCGAGGGATTGGAGAAACCCGGCAACATCGGCGCGATCGTGCGGAGCGCAGACGGTGCGGGGGTCCGCGCGGTAATCGTCACCGAGGCGGCTGCTGATCCGTACGGTCCAAACGCCATTCGGGCCAGCACCGGAACGATTTTCAGCACGAGGCTCGTCGAAGCCACATTCGATTCGACCCGCGACTGGTGTGCGGAACAAGGGCTTCAGATCGTGGCCGCGACACCCCATGCCTCACGCAGTTACCATGAACTGGACTATGGACACCCCACAGCGGTCGTACTCGGCTCCGAGGCGAGGGGACTGACGCAGCGATGGGGCGATCGTGCGATCGGGGCTCGTGTGCCGATGTGCGGTCGGGCAGACAGTCTCAACGTGTCAGTGACGGCCGCGCTCTTTTTCTATGAAGCGCTCAGACAACGGGGCACGATGTGA
- the sppA gene encoding signal peptide peptidase SppA, with protein MFRFVRTRLVASGIAGFVVIVFAGCMPTGSFKITSMPNDQSLKERIVHKDPGWVSDRIAIIDISGLLMNAHQPGLFSEGEHMVSATVEKLDKAANDSRVKAVVLRINSPGGTVTASDILYSEIQAFKQKTGKPVVAFFQDVAASGAYYLACASDEIIAQRSTITGSIGVIMQMMDLSDGLGRLGITADAITSGPHKDSGTPLRKMRKEERELFQTMVDGLYAQFVDVVVAGRPNMDREQVLKAADGRVYLAKQALEVGLVDGIGTLHDALEAAKRRAGIKSAHAIIYHRPLGWAPNIYAQAPEGGPSAGGTTINLLSIQNSLDWTIRPRFLYIWSSQ; from the coding sequence ATGTTTCGCTTTGTGAGAACTCGCCTGGTGGCAAGCGGGATCGCCGGCTTCGTGGTCATCGTTTTCGCCGGATGCATGCCCACCGGCAGCTTCAAAATCACCTCGATGCCGAACGACCAATCGCTGAAAGAGCGGATTGTCCACAAGGATCCCGGCTGGGTCAGTGATCGAATTGCCATCATCGACATCAGCGGCCTGTTGATGAACGCTCACCAACCGGGCTTGTTCTCCGAAGGCGAACACATGGTGTCGGCCACGGTCGAGAAGCTGGACAAGGCGGCAAACGACTCCCGCGTGAAGGCTGTCGTGCTTCGAATCAACTCCCCAGGCGGCACAGTCACTGCTAGCGACATCCTTTACAGCGAAATTCAGGCGTTCAAGCAGAAGACCGGCAAGCCCGTTGTGGCGTTCTTCCAGGATGTCGCGGCGAGCGGAGCGTACTATCTGGCCTGCGCGTCTGACGAGATCATCGCCCAGCGTTCGACGATCACCGGCTCGATCGGCGTTATCATGCAGATGATGGACCTGTCCGACGGTCTCGGGAGACTGGGAATCACGGCGGATGCGATCACCTCCGGTCCACACAAGGATTCGGGCACTCCCCTGCGAAAAATGCGCAAAGAGGAGCGGGAACTCTTCCAGACGATGGTGGATGGACTCTACGCGCAATTCGTGGATGTGGTAGTCGCCGGACGACCGAACATGGACCGCGAACAAGTGCTAAAAGCCGCTGACGGCAGGGTTTATCTCGCAAAACAGGCGTTGGAAGTGGGGCTGGTGGACGGCATTGGTACCCTGCACGACGCGCTTGAAGCGGCAAAACGCCGGGCCGGGATCAAATCCGCTCATGCTATCATATATCACAGGCCGCTGGGTTGGGCACCCAACATATACGCACAGGCACCAGAAGGCGGCCCGTCAGCAGGGGGCACCACAATTAACCTGCTTAGCATTCAAAATTCCTTAGACTGGACAATTCGCCCCAGATTCTTGTATATTTGGAGTAGTCAGTAA
- the glmS gene encoding glutamine--fructose-6-phosphate transaminase (isomerizing), with the protein MCGIVAYTGFREAQALLIEGIKRLEYRGYDSAGIAMQRNGKIVVEKAVGRIANLEKRLVGAELKGVCGMAHTRWATHGSPSDLNAHPHLDATGRIALVHNGIIENYQSLRTYLEHRGVEFRSETDTEVLVQLIGHFYSGDIETAVRTALRDVRGTYGIAVIAADEPGKIIAARKGSPLIIGVGDNEYVVASDAAAIIQHTTQVIYLSDGEMAVVWEDGFRTTTLDALPVTKEVQELEMTLEDIELGGHEHFMLKEILEQPDAIADCMRGRVNLAEGRVHLGGIASFARELVRTQRVVITGCGTAWHAGLVGEYLFEDLARIPTEVEYASEFRYRNPIIDQGTVLIAMSQSGETADTLAALREAKEKGATVLGIVNAVGSTIARETDAGVYLHVGPEIGVASTKAYIGQVLVLTMMALYLGRRRNLSQNALQFYLEALASIPEKVRSITAQSDEIREVADRYKDAENWLYLGRGYNYPTALEGALKLKEISYIHAEGMPAAEMKHGPIALITKDMPVVFIATKNSQYDKVVSNIEEVRARKGRVIAVATEGDTEIAGLAEHVFYVPEVPEPLQPIVSIIPLQLLAYHAAVLRGCDVDKPRNLAKSVTVE; encoded by the coding sequence ATGTGCGGAATCGTCGCATACACCGGTTTTCGCGAAGCCCAGGCGCTTCTGATCGAGGGGATCAAGCGCCTCGAATACCGCGGGTATGACTCCGCAGGCATCGCCATGCAGCGCAATGGAAAGATCGTTGTCGAAAAGGCCGTCGGGCGCATTGCCAACCTTGAAAAGAGGCTTGTCGGCGCTGAACTCAAAGGCGTTTGCGGCATGGCGCACACCCGCTGGGCCACCCACGGTTCACCCAGCGACCTCAATGCGCACCCGCACCTCGACGCCACTGGTCGCATCGCGCTGGTCCACAACGGCATCATCGAAAACTACCAGTCACTTCGCACGTACCTTGAGCATCGCGGCGTCGAATTCAGAAGCGAAACCGATACTGAGGTGCTCGTTCAACTCATCGGGCATTTCTATAGCGGAGACATCGAGACCGCGGTCCGCACGGCGTTGCGCGATGTTCGCGGCACATATGGCATTGCAGTGATCGCCGCGGATGAACCGGGCAAAATCATCGCCGCCCGAAAAGGCAGCCCGCTGATCATCGGCGTGGGCGATAACGAATACGTTGTCGCGTCCGACGCCGCCGCCATCATTCAGCACACGACCCAGGTCATCTACCTTTCCGACGGAGAAATGGCCGTCGTCTGGGAAGACGGATTCCGCACCACGACGCTTGATGCCCTGCCGGTCACGAAGGAAGTCCAGGAACTGGAAATGACGCTCGAGGACATCGAGCTCGGCGGACATGAGCACTTCATGCTCAAGGAAATCCTCGAACAGCCGGACGCGATCGCGGACTGCATGCGCGGCCGCGTCAATCTGGCCGAAGGCCGAGTTCACCTGGGCGGCATCGCCAGCTTCGCGCGGGAGCTGGTGCGCACGCAGCGCGTGGTGATCACCGGTTGTGGCACGGCCTGGCACGCCGGCCTCGTGGGCGAGTACCTCTTCGAGGACCTGGCCCGCATCCCGACGGAAGTCGAATATGCCAGTGAATTCCGATATCGCAATCCGATCATCGACCAGGGCACCGTGCTCATCGCAATGAGCCAGTCCGGCGAAACTGCTGACACACTCGCGGCACTCAGGGAGGCCAAGGAAAAAGGCGCCACCGTTCTCGGCATCGTCAATGCCGTCGGTTCCACCATCGCGCGCGAAACCGACGCCGGCGTCTATCTGCACGTCGGCCCGGAAATCGGCGTCGCAAGCACCAAGGCCTACATCGGCCAGGTGCTTGTCCTTACGATGATGGCTCTGTATCTCGGACGACGGCGCAACCTTTCACAAAACGCGCTGCAGTTCTATCTCGAAGCACTCGCATCCATTCCCGAAAAAGTGCGTTCCATCACGGCGCAGTCCGATGAGATCCGGGAAGTCGCCGACCGCTACAAGGATGCCGAAAACTGGCTCTACCTCGGACGCGGTTACAACTACCCGACGGCTCTCGAAGGCGCTTTGAAGCTGAAGGAAATCTCCTACATTCACGCCGAAGGCATGCCGGCCGCCGAAATGAAGCACGGGCCCATCGCACTGATCACCAAGGACATGCCCGTCGTTTTCATCGCCACGAAGAACAGCCAGTACGACAAGGTCGTCAGTAACATCGAAGAAGTCCGCGCCCGCAAAGGACGCGTCATTGCCGTGGCGACTGAGGGAGACACGGAAATCGCCGGTCTGGCGGAACACGTGTTCTACGTCCCCGAGGTGCCGGAACCGCTCCAGCCGATCGTCAGCATCATTCCGCTCCAACTGCTGGCCTATCATGCCGCCGTCCTGCGCGGGTGCGACGTGGACAAGCCGCGAAACCTCGCCAAGAGCGTGACCGTGGAGTAA
- a CDS encoding CoA-acylating methylmalonate-semialdehyde dehydrogenase, producing MHTTAGSSIETVPLFLNNRPTPSASTRFGPVFNPSTGEQIAQTPFCEPDEVDRVVRAAQDAFPAWRETPVVERARVMFRLVALLEKNAEQIARIVSLEHGKTHAESVASIRRGIEMVEFACGIPTLSMGDTVHNLAQDVDCETYWHPLGVVAGITPFNFPFMVPLWMVPVALTCGNTFVLKPSEKVPLSAMKLGELLCEAGLPSGVFNIVHGDKACVDALLTHPLIKAVSFVGSTPIARHVWEVGTKHGKRVQANGGAKNHIIVMPDADLDRTVGALQSSAFGCSGQRCMAGSHAVAVGKVGDALVSALAASADRMKVGPTDRDSGADMGPVITREHLNSLISHIDQGAKEGAKLARDGRGLKVAEAPSGFYLGPTILDHLTPEMHVSKTELFGPVLGVTRVASLNEAIELTNRSPYGNGAVLYTRSGHAAREFKHRAGAGMIGINVGVPAPMAMFPFTGHDASFFGDLHMQGREGIMFYSQQKMIMSRWYGDGGASAGGAGEFVTTRG from the coding sequence ATGCATACGACTGCCGGTTCCAGCATCGAAACGGTCCCGCTGTTTTTGAACAATCGACCAACGCCTTCGGCCTCCACGCGGTTCGGGCCGGTGTTCAATCCGTCCACGGGCGAGCAGATCGCTCAAACGCCGTTTTGCGAGCCGGATGAGGTCGACCGGGTGGTCCGCGCGGCACAGGATGCGTTTCCGGCATGGCGGGAAACGCCGGTGGTGGAGCGGGCGCGGGTTATGTTTCGGCTGGTTGCGCTCCTGGAGAAGAACGCCGAGCAGATTGCTCGGATTGTCTCGCTCGAACATGGCAAGACTCATGCGGAGTCGGTCGCCAGCATCCGGCGTGGCATCGAGATGGTGGAATTCGCCTGCGGCATCCCAACGCTGAGCATGGGCGACACGGTCCACAATCTCGCGCAGGATGTGGACTGCGAGACCTATTGGCATCCGCTCGGCGTGGTCGCGGGCATCACGCCCTTCAATTTCCCCTTCATGGTGCCACTGTGGATGGTGCCGGTCGCGCTGACCTGCGGCAACACGTTTGTGCTCAAGCCCAGCGAGAAAGTTCCGCTCTCGGCGATGAAGCTCGGCGAATTGCTATGCGAGGCTGGTTTGCCATCGGGCGTGTTCAACATCGTCCATGGCGACAAAGCCTGTGTCGATGCGCTGCTGACGCATCCGCTCATCAAGGCCGTGAGCTTTGTCGGTTCGACGCCGATTGCTCGTCATGTGTGGGAAGTCGGCACGAAACACGGAAAGCGCGTCCAGGCCAACGGCGGCGCGAAGAATCACATTATCGTCATGCCCGACGCCGATCTCGATCGGACAGTGGGAGCCCTTCAATCCAGCGCGTTTGGATGTTCGGGGCAACGCTGCATGGCGGGAAGTCATGCCGTGGCCGTCGGAAAAGTGGGGGATGCCCTGGTGTCGGCGCTGGCGGCGAGCGCGGACAGGATGAAGGTCGGTCCCACCGATCGCGACAGCGGGGCGGACATGGGGCCGGTGATTACGCGCGAGCATCTGAATAGCCTTATTTCGCATATCGACCAGGGCGCAAAGGAGGGCGCGAAGCTGGCGCGGGACGGACGCGGGCTGAAGGTGGCGGAGGCGCCGAGCGGGTTCTACCTTGGCCCCACCATATTGGATCATCTCACGCCCGAGATGCACGTCTCAAAGACCGAACTGTTTGGCCCTGTGCTGGGTGTCACAAGGGTGGCCTCGCTGAATGAGGCGATCGAACTGACGAACAGGAGCCCGTACGGCAACGGCGCGGTTCTCTACACGCGAAGCGGTCATGCCGCCCGCGAATTCAAGCATCGGGCTGGCGCGGGAATGATCGGTATCAATGTCGGCGTTCCCGCCCCGATGGCCATGTTTCCCTTCACCGGACATGATGCCAGCTTTTTTGGCGATCTGCATATGCAGGGTCGCGAAGGGATCATGTTCTACTCGCAGCAGAAGATGATCATGTCGCGCTGGTATGGCGACGGCGGCGCAAGCGCCGGAGGCGCCGGGGAGTTTGTCACCACGCGCGGCTGA